Proteins from one Algicella marina genomic window:
- a CDS encoding Lrp/AsnC family transcriptional regulator, which produces MNQKPGEFSEVPFDSFDAAILSVLQREGRISNADLAERVHLSASACHRRVQRLEKEGVIRGYVALLDPARVERRATAFVEITLSGQANELLDAFEKAVSRIPDVLSCHLMAGTADYLLKVAARDTEDFARIHRQHLTRLPGVAQMHTSFALRTVVQTTALPL; this is translated from the coding sequence ATGAACCAAAAACCGGGAGAATTCTCCGAAGTGCCCTTTGACAGCTTCGATGCCGCCATCCTCAGTGTCCTTCAACGGGAGGGTAGAATTTCCAACGCCGATCTGGCGGAGCGCGTGCATCTTTCTGCCTCCGCCTGCCACCGCCGCGTGCAAAGGCTGGAGAAGGAGGGGGTCATCCGCGGCTATGTCGCGCTGCTGGATCCGGCTCGGGTGGAGCGGCGGGCAACGGCGTTTGTCGAGATAACGCTCAGCGGTCAGGCGAACGAATTGCTGGACGCGTTCGAAAAGGCCGTATCCCGGATCCCTGATGTGCTGTCTTGCCACCTTATGGCCGGCACGGCGGATTACCTGCTCAAGGTCGCGGCGCGGGACACGGAGGATTTCGCCCGCATTCATCGCCAGCACCTGACACGCCTGCCGGGGGTGGCGCAGATGCACACCAGTTTCGCACTGCGGACCGTGGTGCAGACAACTGCCCTGCCACTGTGA
- a CDS encoding AzlD domain-containing protein — MSGGIPDGLIWQVIVLLGVGTYLIRFSFIGLIGDRPLHPFVLRLLRYVTVGVMPGLIAPMVLWPEATGGNPDAARLAAAAAALLVGALTRSLIGSIVAGMGMLYLVQALT; from the coding sequence ATGAGCGGTGGCATCCCGGACGGCCTGATCTGGCAGGTCATCGTGCTGCTTGGCGTCGGCACCTATCTGATCCGGTTTTCCTTCATCGGTCTGATCGGCGACCGTCCTCTGCATCCGTTCGTTCTGCGGCTGCTGCGCTATGTCACCGTCGGTGTGATGCCGGGGCTGATTGCACCGATGGTGCTGTGGCCGGAAGCGACGGGCGGCAACCCGGATGCAGCCCGGTTGGCGGCGGCGGCGGCGGCCCTGTTGGTCGGGGCGCTGACCCGTTCGCTGATAGGCTCCATCGTGGCCGGGATGGGGATGCTGTATCTGGTGCAGGCGCTGACCTGA
- a CDS encoding AzlC family ABC transporter permease encodes MRSASASPFSAFISGYLAGVPFVLVVIPFSLLFGVVATEAGLDIVQTMSMSFLVIAGASQFTALALLKDQAPLLIILATSLAVNMRMAMYSAALVPHIGAAPMWQRALAAYLLVDQSYGVSVQKYERSPEMTVPQKMAYYFGAVMAVCPLWYIFTFVGAVAGTAIPPEYALDFAVPITFLALVAPSLRTVPHIAAAVVSVTAALVFAGVPYSLGLIIAAVLAMFTGALVEIWLEKRV; translated from the coding sequence ATGCGTTCCGCCTCTGCCTCTCCCTTCTCGGCGTTCATCTCCGGTTACCTTGCGGGGGTTCCTTTCGTGCTCGTCGTCATTCCGTTCTCGCTTCTGTTCGGCGTGGTCGCGACCGAGGCGGGGCTCGACATCGTGCAGACAATGAGCATGTCGTTCCTCGTCATCGCCGGGGCATCGCAGTTCACGGCCCTGGCGCTTCTGAAGGATCAGGCACCGCTGCTGATCATCCTTGCCACCAGCCTTGCCGTGAACATGCGAATGGCGATGTACTCCGCCGCCCTCGTGCCGCACATCGGGGCAGCGCCGATGTGGCAGAGGGCGCTGGCCGCCTATCTGCTGGTCGACCAGAGCTACGGCGTCTCGGTCCAGAAATATGAACGTTCCCCCGAAATGACCGTGCCGCAGAAGATGGCCTATTATTTCGGCGCGGTGATGGCCGTCTGTCCTCTGTGGTACATCTTCACCTTCGTTGGCGCGGTGGCGGGCACTGCCATTCCGCCGGAATACGCACTCGACTTCGCGGTTCCGATCACCTTCCTTGCACTGGTCGCGCCCTCGCTGCGCACCGTGCCGCACATCGCTGCCGCCGTCGTCAGCGTCACCGCGGCACTGGTCTTCGCCGGCGTGCCCTACTCACTTGGCCTGATCATCGCCGCCGTGCTGGCGATGTTCACCGGTGCGCTGGTGGAAATCTGGCTGGAGAAGCGGGTATGA
- a CDS encoding formate dehydrogenase accessory sulfurtransferase FdhD, translating into MIIRPDPDAPGLTRAVTARDHTGAAQEIRVVEERPLTIYLNSQEIVTAMTIGDHPEWLAIGYLANQGMLLPEDQITGTDFDEDLETVVVRTARATNYEEKLKKKTRTSGCAVGTVFGDVMEGLEGLTLPATPVRTSDLYALAQKINTSPSLYLNAGAIHGTVLCKAAEPLVYMEDVGRHNAVDKIAGWMRTEGIDPADKLLYTTGRLTSEMVIKTALMGIPALASRSGFTAWGVELARQTGLTLIGRMRGQRFLCLSGEERLVYDADLASVPEENRKSRRKGAGDD; encoded by the coding sequence ATGATCATCCGCCCGGATCCGGATGCGCCCGGCCTCACCCGCGCCGTTACTGCCCGCGACCACACCGGCGCGGCGCAGGAGATCCGCGTGGTGGAAGAGAGGCCGCTGACGATCTACCTCAACAGCCAGGAAATCGTCACCGCCATGACCATCGGCGACCATCCCGAATGGCTCGCCATCGGCTATCTGGCCAATCAGGGCATGTTGTTGCCGGAAGATCAGATTACCGGCACCGACTTCGACGAGGACCTCGAGACAGTTGTCGTCCGCACGGCGCGCGCAACCAATTACGAGGAAAAGCTGAAGAAAAAGACCCGCACCTCCGGCTGCGCCGTCGGCACTGTCTTCGGCGATGTGATGGAGGGGCTGGAAGGGCTGACGCTGCCGGCCACGCCGGTCCGCACCTCCGATCTCTACGCCCTCGCGCAAAAGATCAATACCAGCCCCAGCCTCTACCTCAATGCCGGGGCCATCCACGGCACCGTGCTCTGCAAGGCGGCGGAGCCGCTCGTCTATATGGAGGATGTCGGCCGTCACAACGCCGTCGACAAGATCGCGGGGTGGATGCGCACCGAGGGCATCGACCCGGCGGACAAGCTGCTCTACACCACCGGCCGCCTGACCTCCGAGATGGTGATCAAGACGGCGCTGATGGGCATTCCGGCGCTCGCCTCCCGTTCCGGCTTTACCGCCTGGGGCGTGGAACTTGCCCGCCAGACCGGCCTCACCCTCATCGGCCGGATGCGCGGCCAGCGCTTCCTCTGCCTCTCGGGCGAGGAGCGGCTGGTCTATGATGCCGATCTTGCGAGCGTGCCGGAAGAAAACCGCAAGTCCCGCCGCAAGGGAGCAGGGGATGACTGA
- a CDS encoding YcxB family protein, with translation MTDITATYRVDPAITVATAARNLQQHSGTGRAALINMAVTAAVLFGGYWLFLRYTPMEAVPAFLAGVATGAAAYLFGLMACNRAKRTGMHRALRADAERRGPATLRLSESGVATETAHGKASLPWAGIRAVEEIKPGIALLTSGFGAIILPDDALPAGLDRAEALARISRWRATA, from the coding sequence ATGACTGACATTACCGCGACGTACCGGGTCGATCCGGCGATCACCGTGGCAACTGCTGCCAGGAATTTGCAGCAGCACAGCGGCACGGGCCGGGCCGCACTCATCAACATGGCCGTTACCGCCGCCGTTCTCTTCGGCGGCTACTGGCTCTTCCTGCGCTACACACCAATGGAAGCCGTACCAGCATTTTTGGCGGGGGTCGCCACCGGAGCTGCCGCCTATCTCTTCGGCCTGATGGCCTGCAACCGCGCCAAGCGGACGGGCATGCACCGGGCCCTGCGGGCGGACGCTGAGCGGCGAGGCCCCGCCACTCTCCGCCTCTCCGAGTCCGGCGTTGCCACGGAAACTGCCCATGGCAAGGCTAGCCTGCCCTGGGCGGGCATCCGTGCAGTGGAAGAAATCAAACCGGGAATCGCCCTGCTCACCAGTGGCTTCGGGGCGATCATCCTGCCGGACGACGCCTTGCCGGCGGGTCTCGACCGTGCCGAGGCGCTCGCCCGCATCAGCCGATGGCGGGCGACGGCATGA
- the mobA gene encoding molybdenum cofactor guanylyltransferase MobA: MKALGIILAGGRATRMGGGDKCLLPLHGAPMLTHIVLRFRPQVAGLALNANGDPSRFAASGLPVLPDSMEDHPGPLAGVLAGMDHAAAEGYSHIVTVAGDTPFFPRDLVTRLTEAASREDTPLAMATTPAEDRPFHRHPTFGLWPVALRENLRSALAGGTRKIVAWTDPLGCARASFPERPDPFFNINTPEDLEVAERMT, translated from the coding sequence ATGAAGGCTTTAGGCATCATCCTCGCCGGCGGCCGGGCTACCCGGATGGGCGGCGGCGACAAGTGCCTGCTGCCGCTGCATGGTGCGCCGATGCTGACCCATATCGTCCTGCGTTTCCGTCCGCAGGTGGCGGGGCTGGCTCTCAACGCCAACGGCGATCCGTCCCGCTTCGCCGCATCCGGTCTCCCGGTGTTGCCCGACAGCATGGAAGATCATCCAGGCCCGCTTGCCGGCGTGTTGGCGGGCATGGACCACGCCGCCGCCGAGGGATACAGCCACATCGTCACGGTGGCCGGAGACACGCCCTTCTTTCCCCGCGACCTCGTCACCCGCCTCACGGAGGCGGCGTCACGGGAGGATACACCCCTGGCCATGGCCACGACCCCGGCGGAAGACCGTCCCTTCCATCGTCACCCGACCTTCGGCTTGTGGCCGGTTGCGCTGCGCGAGAACCTGCGCTCGGCCCTCGCGGGTGGCACGCGCAAGATCGTCGCCTGGACCGATCCGCTGGGCTGCGCCCGCGCGTCCTTCCCCGAACGCCCGGATCCGTTCTTCAACATCAACACGCCCGAGGATCTGGAGGTGGCGGAACGCATGACGTAA
- a CDS encoding zinc transporter ZntB: MNAAVTPVFAFDFNAEGLARPSEGDGPPEGGFRWLHLDRHDAALVDWLANKVPPVVAHALVQAETRPRCDIHEGGLMLNLRGVNLNPGEDEEDMVSLRVWARADLLLTVRLRRLKAVAAVREAVEAEQPFVGPGAVLAAVTAGLTDRIEAVSLALEDEADALEETMFDAPDGLGARLAPLRQKAIKLGRYLRPQREALARLCVAEVDFLSGPDRVHLRETANMLTRSVEELEATRDRLAAVQDHLDVQTGQKLGRNGYLLSVVAAVFLPLGFLTGLFGVNVGGMPGVGSANAFAVLTAAMAVLGVVLVAVLRWMKWM, encoded by the coding sequence ATGAACGCGGCAGTGACACCGGTATTTGCCTTCGATTTCAATGCGGAGGGGCTGGCACGGCCATCAGAGGGCGATGGCCCGCCTGAGGGCGGGTTCCGCTGGCTGCACCTCGATCGTCATGATGCGGCACTGGTGGACTGGCTGGCGAACAAGGTTCCGCCGGTGGTCGCCCATGCGCTTGTGCAGGCGGAAACACGACCACGCTGCGATATTCATGAAGGCGGCCTGATGCTGAACCTGCGCGGGGTGAACCTCAACCCTGGCGAGGATGAGGAGGACATGGTCTCGCTGCGGGTCTGGGCGAGAGCCGATCTGCTGTTGACGGTGCGCTTGCGGCGGCTGAAAGCCGTTGCGGCAGTGCGTGAGGCGGTGGAGGCCGAGCAACCATTTGTTGGGCCGGGCGCGGTGCTGGCTGCCGTAACGGCGGGGCTGACTGACCGGATCGAGGCTGTTTCCCTGGCCTTGGAAGACGAGGCTGACGCCCTTGAGGAAACGATGTTCGACGCGCCGGACGGCCTTGGCGCCCGACTGGCGCCGCTGCGGCAGAAGGCAATCAAGCTCGGGCGCTATCTGCGGCCGCAACGGGAGGCGTTGGCCAGACTGTGCGTCGCGGAGGTCGATTTCCTTAGCGGGCCGGACAGGGTGCATCTGCGTGAAACGGCCAATATGCTGACCCGAAGCGTCGAGGAACTGGAAGCCACGCGCGACAGGCTGGCGGCTGTGCAGGATCATCTCGACGTGCAGACGGGGCAGAAACTTGGCCGCAACGGATATTTGCTGAGCGTGGTGGCGGCGGTGTTCCTGCCGCTGGGCTTCCTGACTGGGTTGTTCGGTGTCAATGTGGGTGGCATGCCGGGCGTGGGTTCGGCAAATGCGTTCGCCGTGCTGACGGCAGCGATGGCGGTCTTGGGCGTGGTGCTGGTGGCAGTGCTGCGCTGGATGAAATGGATGTAG
- a CDS encoding gamma-glutamyltransferase encodes MPFAIASGHALTTESAAAVLREGGTAVDGLVAAAFTAFVVEPVLAGPLGGGVAMIREPGKPPAILDAFVQTPRRAAREADLDLDTITVDFGAETQVFHIGAGTVATPCLVPALLDLHARLGRMPLRELASEACALARKGHVVSPFQAHVLELVAPIVTSTPEAKAHFSAGDGLVRPGDTLANPLLADVLETLALEGPRFFAEGEIAAALLALPGGHLMADDLRHAAPVRRMPLHTARRGHDIWLNPAPAMGGLSIAAALEALPDSFGPLTLAKAFDQIDRLRTEGPIDIEPLRALLKDHAAATRGTTHISIMDAGGLTAALTLSNGEGCGRMLPGTGIMPNNMLGEEDLVPEGPLAWTPDTRLATMMCPMLLRGATGEAVMGSGGSARIRTALTQVALHLTNGMPPEEAILAPRLHMERGNIAFEDSPRWAEELRRAYPEARIFTEPHMFFGGTHLAMRTARGGFEAAADPRREGAATIA; translated from the coding sequence ATGCCCTTCGCCATCGCCTCAGGCCACGCCCTCACAACCGAAAGCGCCGCAGCCGTCCTGCGCGAGGGTGGCACGGCCGTTGATGGCCTCGTCGCGGCGGCTTTCACGGCCTTTGTGGTGGAGCCGGTTCTCGCGGGTCCGCTTGGCGGCGGGGTCGCCATGATCCGGGAGCCGGGCAAGCCTCCGGCCATCCTTGACGCCTTCGTCCAGACACCCCGCCGTGCCGCTCGCGAGGCCGATCTCGATCTTGACACGATCACGGTCGATTTTGGCGCGGAGACCCAGGTCTTCCACATCGGCGCGGGAACGGTTGCCACACCCTGCCTCGTGCCGGCACTGCTCGACCTGCACGCGCGCCTCGGCCGGATGCCCCTGCGCGAACTGGCTTCCGAAGCCTGTGCGCTGGCCCGCAAAGGCCATGTTGTCTCGCCGTTTCAGGCACATGTTCTGGAACTGGTCGCCCCCATCGTCACCAGTACGCCCGAGGCCAAGGCACATTTCAGCGCTGGTGATGGCCTTGTGCGACCCGGCGACACGCTCGCCAATCCGCTCTTGGCTGACGTGCTGGAAACCCTCGCCCTCGAAGGTCCGCGTTTTTTTGCCGAGGGCGAAATTGCAGCCGCCCTGCTGGCGCTTCCCGGCGGCCATCTGATGGCGGACGATCTGCGCCACGCCGCCCCCGTCCGCCGAATGCCGCTCCACACCGCCCGCCGCGGCCATGACATCTGGCTCAACCCGGCTCCGGCGATGGGCGGCCTTTCCATTGCCGCCGCGCTGGAGGCTCTGCCGGACAGTTTCGGCCCGCTTACGCTGGCAAAGGCCTTCGACCAGATCGACCGCCTGCGCACGGAGGGACCGATCGACATCGAACCGCTGAGGGCGCTGCTGAAGGATCATGCCGCTGCCACCCGCGGTACCACCCACATCTCGATCATGGATGCGGGCGGGTTGACTGCCGCGCTGACCCTGTCCAACGGCGAGGGCTGCGGCCGGATGCTGCCCGGTACCGGCATCATGCCCAACAACATGCTGGGGGAGGAGGATCTTGTTCCCGAAGGCCCCCTTGCATGGACGCCGGACACACGCCTTGCCACCATGATGTGCCCGATGCTGCTGCGTGGCGCCACCGGGGAAGCTGTGATGGGCTCAGGCGGGTCGGCCCGCATCCGCACGGCACTTACCCAGGTGGCACTGCACTTGACGAACGGCATGCCGCCCGAGGAGGCTATTCTCGCGCCGCGCCTGCACATGGAAAGGGGCAACATCGCCTTCGAGGATTCCCCCCGCTGGGCGGAGGAACTGCGACGCGCCTATCCGGAGGCGCGCATTTTCACCGAACCCCACATGTTCTTCGGCGGCACCCACCTCGCCATGCGCACCGCCCGGGGTGGCTTCGAAGCGGCTGCTGACCCCCGCCGCGAAGGTGCCGCGACCATCGCCTGA
- a CDS encoding Hint domain-containing protein produces MGDHSVEFVTGGFNTLLANGFIGRTYLVTEEDYDTLDTALISDTDDILADDEDINQLVTVNSGDLYYEEAGVELEHAVTVEWTDGEGATQQTVLGWLVPEDFPEHGMVLLLEGPLPPAGTLVEIVAEDFSPSIAYGDIETMSDLLCFAEGTLICTMRGEVAIEALMVGDLVETRDNGFQPLRWIGSTRRPAVGAFAPVLIRKGTLGNDRDLRVSPNHRMLVTGWRAEVLFGAPEVLVTAASLVNDSTILRDTGGEVTYHHLLFDRHEIIFGNGAPSESFRPGETALAGMDAAVRDEVLALFPELADGAAAELARPVLPRAEERLAAGFLSGM; encoded by the coding sequence ATGGGTGACCATAGCGTCGAGTTTGTTACGGGTGGGTTCAACACCCTTCTGGCCAACGGTTTCATCGGCCGGACGTATTTGGTGACCGAAGAGGATTACGATACTCTCGACACCGCGCTGATTTCCGACACGGACGATATTCTCGCGGATGATGAAGACATCAACCAGTTGGTGACGGTCAACTCCGGCGACCTGTATTACGAAGAGGCCGGTGTAGAGCTGGAACACGCGGTGACCGTCGAATGGACGGACGGCGAGGGCGCGACGCAGCAGACTGTTCTCGGCTGGCTGGTTCCGGAAGACTTTCCCGAACACGGTATGGTGCTGTTGCTGGAAGGGCCATTGCCGCCAGCGGGCACTCTGGTGGAGATCGTGGCCGAGGATTTCTCGCCCAGCATTGCCTATGGCGATATCGAAACGATGAGCGACCTTCTGTGCTTTGCCGAAGGCACGCTGATCTGCACCATGCGGGGCGAAGTGGCGATCGAGGCGCTGATGGTTGGCGACCTGGTGGAGACCAGAGACAACGGATTCCAGCCGCTGCGCTGGATCGGCAGCACGCGCCGGCCCGCGGTGGGTGCCTTCGCGCCGGTGCTGATACGCAAGGGAACGCTGGGCAATGACCGCGACCTGCGGGTTTCACCCAACCACCGGATGCTGGTGACGGGCTGGCGGGCGGAGGTGTTGTTCGGCGCGCCGGAAGTGCTGGTGACGGCGGCGTCGCTGGTGAATGACAGCACCATCCTGCGCGACACTGGCGGTGAGGTAACCTATCATCACCTGCTGTTCGACCGCCACGAAATCATCTTCGGCAACGGTGCTCCGTCCGAGAGTTTCAGGCCCGGCGAAACGGCGCTTGCAGGTATGGACGCGGCCGTGCGCGACGAGGTTCTGGCGCTGTTCCCGGAACTTGCCGACGGTGCGGCGGCGGAGCTTGCGCGCCCGGTACTCCCGCGGGCCGAGGAACGGCTGGCCGCAGGGTTCCTGTCGGGGATGTGA
- a CDS encoding sulfite exporter TauE/SafE family protein, giving the protein MESLLAEFGTTSLILAFAVVVLAGFVKGAVGFALPMIMISGVGSLMDAEAAIAAIVLPALVTNTMQATRQGLGAATATLRTYWRLNLVMLLMIALCAQLVAVLPGWLLFLILGGMVTVFGTIQLSGWRPVIPDARAHRMEWIAGTVAGFFGGLSGVWGPPVLMYLLARGVPKVDLVRAQGISFLTGSIVLVIAHLRSGLLDGVTLPFSAAMVVPAVAGMLLGRVAQDRLDQERFRRLTLFVLVLAGLNLLRRGFLAM; this is encoded by the coding sequence ATGGAAAGCCTGCTGGCCGAGTTCGGCACGACATCACTGATACTGGCCTTCGCGGTCGTGGTCCTTGCCGGGTTCGTGAAGGGCGCGGTGGGCTTTGCCCTGCCGATGATCATGATCAGCGGCGTCGGGTCGCTGATGGATGCGGAGGCGGCGATTGCCGCGATCGTGCTGCCGGCGCTGGTGACAAACACCATGCAGGCGACCCGGCAGGGACTGGGAGCGGCGACGGCGACGCTGCGCACCTACTGGCGCCTGAACCTTGTCATGCTGTTGATGATCGCGCTGTGCGCGCAACTGGTGGCGGTGCTACCGGGCTGGCTGCTGTTCCTGATCCTCGGCGGCATGGTGACGGTGTTCGGTACGATACAGCTCTCGGGTTGGCGTCCGGTCATTCCGGATGCGCGGGCACATCGCATGGAATGGATCGCGGGAACAGTGGCCGGGTTCTTCGGCGGCTTGTCGGGCGTCTGGGGACCGCCGGTGCTGATGTACCTGCTGGCGCGGGGCGTTCCAAAGGTCGACCTTGTCCGCGCCCAGGGAATTTCCTTCCTGACCGGCTCCATCGTACTCGTGATCGCGCACCTGCGGTCCGGCCTGCTGGATGGCGTAACGCTGCCGTTCTCGGCGGCGATGGTGGTGCCGGCAGTGGCCGGAATGCTGCTTGGCCGCGTGGCGCAGGACCGGCTGGACCAGGAGCGTTTTCGCCGGCTGACGCTGTTCGTGCTGGTGCTGGCCGGGCTGAACCTGCTGCGGCGCGGTTTCCTCGCCATGTAG
- a CDS encoding VOC family protein yields MDWKPQGYTSASPYLMVTDAERTLRFVEDVFGGRRLRVFPREGGGIMHAEAMLDDTVIMMGEAPDGPESNVHVYVPDAEAVFARAEAAGGTVVQPLQRKGDGDYRGGISDGTGCVWWISTQEDA; encoded by the coding sequence ATGGATTGGAAACCGCAGGGATATACCAGCGCGAGCCCGTATCTGATGGTAACGGACGCGGAGCGGACGCTGCGGTTTGTCGAGGACGTGTTCGGCGGACGGCGGCTGAGGGTGTTTCCGCGTGAGGGTGGCGGCATCATGCACGCCGAGGCGATGCTGGATGACACCGTGATCATGATGGGCGAGGCGCCCGACGGGCCGGAGAGCAATGTGCACGTCTACGTGCCGGATGCCGAAGCGGTCTTTGCCCGGGCGGAGGCGGCCGGGGGCACGGTGGTGCAGCCGCTGCAGCGCAAGGGTGACGGCGATTATCGCGGAGGCATCTCGGATGGTACCGGCTGTGTCTGGTGGATCTCTACCCAGGAAGATGCCTGA
- a CDS encoding GFA family protein: protein MIKGSCCCGAVRFELSAEPTLMGTCHCSRCRKVGASALVFVRREDLKWIAGQEEVRVFTPEAPYKYKRCFCGRCGSALGEILSDEDSFPLSANALDGEFAVRNSFHEFIAEKPSWYEICDDAKQFEGHPVTT from the coding sequence ATGATCAAGGGAAGCTGTTGCTGCGGGGCGGTTCGATTTGAACTGTCGGCCGAACCGACGTTGATGGGCACGTGCCATTGCAGTCGTTGCCGCAAGGTGGGGGCCAGTGCCCTTGTCTTCGTACGGCGGGAAGATCTGAAATGGATCGCCGGGCAGGAAGAGGTACGCGTGTTCACACCGGAAGCGCCCTACAAATACAAACGGTGCTTCTGCGGGCGTTGCGGCAGCGCGCTGGGGGAGATTCTGTCGGATGAGGACAGCTTTCCGCTCTCTGCCAATGCGCTGGATGGTGAGTTCGCGGTGCGCAACAGCTTTCACGAATTCATCGCCGAGAAGCCTTCGTGGTACGAGATATGCGACGATGCCAAGCAGTTCGAGGGGCATCCGGTAACAACCTGA
- a CDS encoding endonuclease/exonuclease/phosphatase family protein, whose translation MRIISLNAWGGTLHTALLPWLAEMQPDVLCLQEVIHSPEAEKDVLEYRDGTHVLQQRTNLFAEVRAALPRHVATFCPAAQGVLWDGAFAVPSQWGLATFVDPNMPLIGQAQWFVHKDFGPKGYGDHPRSRSAHAVRLWDFAADRAVVVAHMHGLRDLRGKMDTPERRVQAQRFLALARSVAAPDDQMVLCGDFNVTPGSETLTLLRDAGFTELVTARGEAGTRTSHYGKTERFADYMCVGPGVKVRGFEVLRTPEVSDHCPLILQI comes from the coding sequence ATGCGGATCATAAGTCTCAACGCCTGGGGTGGAACCTTGCACACGGCACTGCTGCCATGGCTCGCCGAGATGCAGCCGGATGTGCTGTGCTTGCAGGAAGTGATCCATTCGCCGGAAGCGGAGAAGGATGTTCTGGAATACCGCGATGGCACGCATGTACTGCAGCAGCGGACCAACCTGTTTGCCGAGGTTCGTGCCGCACTGCCACGACACGTGGCAACATTCTGTCCGGCGGCGCAGGGTGTGCTGTGGGATGGTGCCTTCGCAGTGCCGTCTCAATGGGGTTTGGCGACATTTGTGGACCCGAACATGCCTTTGATCGGCCAGGCACAGTGGTTTGTTCACAAGGATTTCGGGCCCAAAGGATACGGCGACCATCCGCGCTCCCGCTCCGCCCATGCGGTGCGGCTATGGGATTTCGCCGCCGATCGGGCGGTGGTGGTGGCGCATATGCACGGGTTGCGGGACTTGCGCGGCAAGATGGACACACCAGAGCGGCGGGTGCAGGCGCAGCGCTTTCTGGCACTGGCCCGTAGCGTGGCGGCGCCCGATGATCAAATGGTGCTGTGCGGCGATTTCAATGTCACGCCGGGCAGCGAGACACTGACGCTGCTGCGCGATGCCGGCTTCACGGAACTGGTGACAGCGCGGGGGGAAGCGGGAACCCGGACATCGCATTACGGCAAGACGGAACGCTTTGCCGATTACATGTGCGTCGGACCGGGAGTGAAGGTGCGCGGGTTCGAAGTGCTGCGGACGCCTGAAGTCTCCGACCATTGCCCGCTCATTCTGCAGATCTGA
- a CDS encoding metallophosphoesterase family protein → MAEFDIDRFAVIADIHGNADALRAVLTDIAAQELRSVINLGDHLSGPLAASEVAQILMARDFVAVRGNHDRWLLEQTPAEMGASDRLAYEQLAPDALDWLRALPPVAWVGEDIFLCHAMPEDDNSYWLERVTAAGEIVLRDRSEIAAAAEGIEASLILCAHTHVPRRVDLPDGRVILNPGSVGCPGFDDDLPVPHVVQAGTAAACYAVVERREAGWMSSFRHVPYDPMRMAALAREAGRNEWAAAVASGWIGGA, encoded by the coding sequence ATGGCCGAATTCGATATCGATAGGTTTGCGGTTATTGCCGATATCCACGGCAACGCCGATGCGCTGCGGGCGGTGCTGACCGATATCGCGGCGCAGGAACTGCGCAGCGTCATCAACCTCGGCGATCACCTCAGCGGGCCCTTGGCGGCGTCGGAGGTGGCGCAGATCCTGATGGCGCGGGACTTCGTTGCCGTTCGCGGCAACCATGACCGCTGGCTGTTAGAGCAGACGCCGGCGGAGATGGGTGCCTCCGACCGTCTGGCCTATGAGCAATTGGCGCCGGATGCGCTGGACTGGCTGCGGGCCTTGCCGCCGGTGGCATGGGTAGGGGAAGACATATTCCTGTGCCACGCAATGCCGGAAGACGACAACAGCTATTGGCTGGAGCGGGTCACGGCAGCGGGTGAGATCGTGCTGCGCGACAGATCAGAGATTGCAGCGGCCGCCGAAGGGATCGAAGCGTCGCTGATTCTGTGTGCGCATACGCATGTGCCACGGCGGGTCGACCTGCCGGACGGGCGCGTAATCCTCAACCCCGGCAGCGTTGGCTGTCCGGGGTTCGACGATGATCTTCCAGTGCCGCACGTGGTGCAGGCGGGGACGGCGGCAGCGTGCTATGCGGTGGTCGAGCGGCGCGAAGCGGGATGGATGAGCAGTTTCCGGCACGTGCCCTATGATCCCATGCGCATGGCAGCGCTGGCACGGGAGGCCGGACGTAATGAATGGGCTGCGGCGGTCGCGTCGGGCTGGATCGGCGGTGCCTGA